ACTGAGAAAGGACTTTATaggacatctagtccagcccatgCATGAATTGTAATCCTCTCTCCAacattgaattcaaatctggcctcagccacctACTActtctgtgatcctggacaagtcaccaaacttctgtttcagtttcttcagttataaaatgggaataaaagcaTCACTTACCTAGAAATGTTGTTGTAAGGAGCAAAGGAATAGGGCTAATGTATTGCAGTAGAAAAGTAAGTAGATTTGTAGTTAGGGCACCTGCGACTATaacccagctctgctacttattggCTATGttactttggccaagtcacttaaaatctggaagtcttagtttactcatcttcaaaatgaagggcttggattagatgacccttAAGTCTCATTCCAATTTGAAATCAATGATCCCACAGATCTATGCCTAAGAAAGattattatggaaacataatatGGAATGCAGTGGAGGATGGAAGCAGGAAGCAGGAAGATATTTCAGTGGTGGATGATAGTGAATACTAGGACTAAGGTAGTAGCTGTGAGAAAAGAGGGTGAATGCAAGAGATGCTGGAGAGGTAAAATCAATGGTTATTGTTAACAGATTGGATGTGAGAGATGAGAGAGGGGGGCAAATGAAAGATAACTAATAGGCTTTgaaaatagactgggaaaatggagGTGCCACATATAGAAACAGTGAAGCCATAAAGGGGATCCAGTCATATTGGGGAAATAATTAATTTGGCTTTAGACGTATTGAGTTTGAGTTGCTGATGGCATATCCAGGGGGAAATATCCTATAAGCAGTTGAAGACATATGCatagaactcaggagagagataaGGTTAAAATTTGGGAGACATTTGCAAAAAAAGTGACAATTGAAGTCTTAGAAATGAATGGAATTGCAAAATGAGATGATAGAAGAAAAGAGCACTTATAAAACACCCAGATTTTGGTgtgggaaggaaaatgaagactcaataaataaaaaagagaagtaaTGGTAACAGAGAAAGATTGAGGTCAtctggtttgtccttcattctcaaagaagaccatgacatcagaaaaatgatgacatgactttcaatTGAATtgtatttgagtgagggaaggctgtgcaaagtcaccaacctcactttctcctccagagccatctggaccagagccagtgaccagatatagatcaggatgattgcagatggcctaggatgcagtgggagagcttggcctttttaagctaaagttttCCCAAATTCTCACTTTgtgtgaggcaacacccattcagtaaataggcctgtttaagaaatgagtcaagggatggcccctttattaaaaaaaaaatcaaagtgggaggagaagactttcagggttgctggccaaaagagaaacaattactctttacattcactctgagccaggagggcccaaaaataaccattaagtggtgcttgggcggGGACCTATTGCCCAATCAATGAGActtgggtgaattggatttaagtcatgatctttaagaaagaaatttagcaagtaaaccccaagttaactaggtacATTTCAGCAAAGAGAGTGAagccaagggagaagagagaaactaGTAGGGAAGGATAATCGAGAATGTGAAAAATTTGCTAAGAAATCAAGGAGGATAAGGGAACAGGACAAGATATTTTTGTCCATTATGCTACATACATTGTTCCAAAGATGCATTCTATTAGACAATAGAAGATAAGCTGAATTCCAAAGACTTTCATTATCAAAAGTAGTTAATTTATCTACTTGTATAACAACGTGCAGGACATTATATAGAAAAGAATAATAGCAATTTGTCCTTAAACCGTTTCTATCTTAactcaattaattaaaaaatgatgATGAGATCACAGTGCTAATAATCATAACACCAACAGTAACAATAAGAAGTTGTTTTATGTACAGTATACAAAGTCATTTTCTGTGCATTCTAGAGTAGTGTGGTATAACAGAAAAGGCCCCACAGTTGGTTTGAGAGAGTTTGAGTCATGGTTCTGCTGCTTCACCATTTATATATTAAACATGTGGAACCTTGGACAGCAACTAGTTCAAACACTTCCTCTTCCAGGAAACTGAGGAGCAAGATGGATAAATGAATTATCTAAACTCAAAAAAGTCATAAATGTCAAAGTtctaatttgaacccaggacttctgactctaaatctaataTCTGCATAACCTTGGCAGGTTCCATATTCTCTCTGGGCTTCTacctccttatctataaaattgctCTTAATCTGGACTGGATTATGATGatcttaaattaatttaatctaTTAAGTTTAGCTGTCTTGTAAGGTAGGCAATAAAtgtaattattatctccattttacaaataaaaaaatcacacTTGGAAAGGTTCAGTAATTTAACTAAGATGAAATAGAaagtggaggcagctaggtggctcagaggatAGAACTCTGaacctgtagtcagaaagaccggaattcaaatccaacattAGACACCTaatagttatatgaccctgggcaagacacttaacctctgtctccctcagtttccccaactctaAAATGATTATCATAACAGTACCTATctaccagggttattgtgaggaacaaaagagataatatttaggaggtacctaataaatgatttttttctcctctccttcccacccaaTAGGTAGTAGAGAATCCAAATCTATTAGATCTAAAACCTCTTGAAAGTAAAGACTTagtaatttttaattgtttagaAACTAACAAATTGCTTTGTATATAGCATAAACCTTTGGATTCTAGTTCAACACACTTCCATCACACTTCTCTATCACTGTACAATATTCTTTTAATGTACTGGAGTTGTAAAAATTTCCAAAGGTTTCTAGGCACTTGTGGCATAACCAAATTTTTGAGATGATATGGGTTTTTGTCTGTCTTAATCAATGAACCATCAATATAATAGCAAATGTTGCAGCTCAGAAGCAGGTGCTGGGACCAGTCACAATACCACAGAACATCTAGACTCTAGTTTATTTGGATTATCATcataactgaataaaatttattgcATATAATATTTGTCATAATTTGTACTTAATAAGTATGTACTGATTGACTAATGCATCATCCTACATCAAACttcaaatcaaaataatttaatggAGTAAAGACTATGGTTCAGAAATAGGTATGTGATTATGGCAATGATGAGAAGGAATGAAAGCCTAGCTCTATCAACAAAACAAAGGCTGGAATATTATGTGCCCTCCAAATGAAGCCAggtaaagcaaaacatttttgacaaATAGAACCATCCAAAGTGGGGCTGCCTTTGAAATAAGTATCTCATTAGAGGTTTCCAAGAAGTGGCCAAATGACCCCTTGTTGGGTTTGTTGAAGAATTAATTCTTATCTAGGAATGAGGCAGCTTAGATAGCTTCTAATGTTTACTTTAGCTTAaggattctgcagttctacaattttctttttcatgagtCACCAATGAAAACAAAGGAACTAGTCTTTACTTTCTGGACTGGGTTCCCTGTCAGGGATTGATGGAACTCAGACATTTGCCAATTTACTGGAAAATAACTTGGTTGGTGAGTCATCAAACTAATTTCCATTTGATTTAATTTAAGTCTGCCATATTAGTCCATTTATAGCCATGATTATTTTTCTGGGGTACTTCAAGGAACACTCTTTCTAGTCAATATATTCAATAGCAGGAAGATGCTTTACTGAATTTATAGAAATCCTTTCCCTAGTTCTTCTAAAGGCCTTTAACTTAGTTTGTTGTCTATTGTTTTCTACAGTTGTTCATACAGGATCTTTAGCTTGAGTAAATTGCAATTGAGGTGATGCTCAATGAACATTATAATAATGCTTTACTCTGGGAGTTGCCGTGCCTAAAGCATGGCTCTAAATGGCTGTAATGGCCATTTTGCAGGTAAAAATACCTTTAGAATGATATTCTTCTGATTTTAGCAACACAGTCTTTTTTTGTGAAGATCCCTCTGAGAACagactttcatttttggttttgccaGCACCTGGAACACTACCTGAGCATAATAGACACTCAAATGTTTACTAAATTGAATTCAAGAATCCTGAGCCATCTTTTCCAGCATAATTTTGACCTGACTCTTTTATGTTGCCTACTCATTGAAGGTTGCCTTTGTTTGGAGAATTTGCCATGTTCTTTGTACAATTTATTTACTTATCCAACATATGCAACAGATGTTGGCAAGTAAGTCAAAACTAGTCATTTGTGTCTTCTGCTCTATACTCATCATAAGTGCTACAAGGGAAAAATAGACCAAGTTTTCCAAGAAATTTTGTGTTTCATTGTCCTTGGATTCACAATGGAATTAAATTTGTCAAGTTATTTACAATCCTTCGACAAAAATGTAAGTTAGTTTTCTATTTAATGACAACCTCTCTGTCTTCTGCTTTCACTAATTGTGACAATTTCAATATGGATATGGTTCCAtcttaaaatggggatgataatagcacctacttcccagggttgtggttaggataaaataagatgacatttgcaaagtgctttacaaactttaaagagctctATAAAGACTAGCAattatattaataacaacaatattcataataataatattgttagCTTGTTAAGCTGTTGGTTTTGGGTCCAGCTGCTCCTTTCATACATTATgacatcttctctttcttcaccttGGTCTTGTCTATGCTCCATGCCtgggattccttccttcctcacttctgtctcctaGTATCCCTCATTCCATTCAAAATCCTGACCAACTGACACCTATATGACGAATTTGTTAATTGCCCTCTGGATACTGGTGCCCTTCTACTCCTATGTATACgggcacacgcacacacacacacacacacacacaccccactttGTATTTTTCTGTGAATATTGAATACCTTCTTATTTTCCTCAGGATAGTCTCTTTTGCTTATGCTAATTAAGAGACAAAATGTCCAGATCACCAAATGGACTATGTAATGATGAATTCCATTTCCTCTTGGGTCATGATGAAACCAGCTAGACcaattctttatttttgcttttcaagCAGATACTGTGAGGCATCCATCCATTACATTGATATTTTCATCTGGTATCTGGGTTTTATTTATCCCAGGAATGTCAATTTGGAGATAATTCAGCTCTTCCAGTATTATTTTGACTCATTAATCATACATTTAGAATACTTACCATCATGTTATTCTCTACAGATCATTGAATGATTTATCTGTCACCCCTTTTTTCCACTCTTCTACCATTATTGTTTAGCAGAAAGGAACCTCACAGatgatcattttttcttttacttgttttATTAGCATCCCTAGCCAAAGAATTCATTGTGTAGTAGTGGAAACTGGTGGTGAGAAACTTCTCTgtgcttaattatttttcttctcacaTAGAGGTCAGTGTGTCACCAAGATtgtatttgaatcctgtcttCCATGACAGAAACTTTGAGACATGATTCTCTACTGGCATAGACTTCAAAAATCCATGGTCAATTATATGCCATAATGAGGCACTGGGTTAAGACTTTCCAACAAACCCAAATAATAGAGTTAAAAGTATGTTACATACCTTTTACCCCCTTTCccactgttttcttttctctactgAGCACACATGTACTCTTTATTCCAATGCCATTTCCAACTTTTCTCTCTAGATTGTAGCAATATTAATCCTATACTAGTTATTTTATTGCTGATATGGAAATAATAATCTCTTCTGGGTTATACCTCCAGTGGTCCCATATTGGATATTTAAGTGATAGAAAATACTGCTCCAACACCTTGAAGTTAAATGATATTCATTCCTgcatatttttacattataatAGTGCCATTTTAAATCTTCATAGGTTTTTATTATTTAGCTGAAGGAATATTTGCATAGATATTAATGTACAATCTTCTATAATAGTATCCCTGATCTTTATTGCTGTAGTTATCCGAAATGAAAGGTTACTGGAGGTGAGTTGCATTGGATAACTCATTCGTTCGCACATTCACTTAAGAAGTACTAGTCACTGCAATGACTACAATGTGCATGGCTCCATGCTAGGCACTTTGGAGtatataaaaaggaagaagattgtACATCCAAGAGCTCAAATTGACAGGATAATTAATATATATGTCAAAATACCATTATTcaagataaaatgtaaaaatgaaatgaaaattctgTAGACCACTAGTTGTAGAAATGTAGAAGAGGGACAAATTATACCTGGCTAGAAAGATCAGGGGAAGGTTTATGGAAGGTGAGACTTCATGGAAATATTGAAGCTTGAGTAGCAATTGGACATGTAATTCTGGGAAGAATGGTCATTCCAGTTAAAGGAAAGACATGAGCATAGTCATGGCTATGAGaaagtattaggaatatttgaagAATAACTCATATTGATTagatcacatatatacatacacacacatatatatatatatatatatatatatatatatatatatatatatatatatggagataagcctagaaaagaaaaccagaatgAAACAACAGAAGGCCTTGCATGCTAGATACATTAGATTGACCTTGATTTAATAAGTAATGGAAAGAGCCAGGAGGTTCAGGATAAGCATATGATCTGTGAAATCAAGGATAACtgtcaatgatctctaagatcttggAGAATGGGATAGATTGCTATAGGCCTGAAGAGCATTACATGTCATCATAAttttcaagaagaagaaaaaatagaacgGGGAGGTGGTagagtctataaagtataggccAGTGAGATTGACTTCTTTTTTCAcaataaaatccaaaaaaaattaaatggtttATTCATGAACATTTAGGAAGAGGAGCAGAGATTGCTTTTTAGTTTTGCGTGCTTTCATCAAGTACCTATCATGTCAGAATGGGCTTCTTCACTCTTTTTTGACAAGGTAACTAGACTAATTAATAGTGGAATGTTATACTCATGGGAGACTTCAATTACatcaaaacatttaacaaaatctcCCCTATCCTTGTGAACAAGATGGGGAGATAGATCAAATGATGGGACAATTGTTTAGATTTAGAACTGCTTGGGTGACCAGACTCAACAAGTAGCTACTAATCAGTTGATGCCACCTTGGATAGCAGCTTCTATGAAGTGTCTTATTAAACTTTCCTTGTTCCTATGCTAGTCAGTGTTATTAACCAATGTCTTCAATGAACCCATAGGTAGAAAGGACTTTTGTCACATTTGCAGATGACTCAAACATGAGGGTAAaggttaagagaagaaaaatagcttGATAATCTTGTAAGTCAGAACAAATCTAAGAAGATTAAATTTACTAAAGATAAATTCAAAATCTTGCTCTTAGAGTCACAAAATCAATGTAGGAGAAGGAGTGAGTACTGCTAGATAGAAAGTTTTCTGAAAAAGATATGGGATTTTATGGGACTTTGAACTCAATACAAGTCAACAGTATGGAAAAGCAAAAAACTTCTAAAATATCTGGCTATATCCAGGTAGGCATATTGTCCAGGACTAAGGGATTGATAGTATTTGGCCTTGGTCATAGTACATCTGGAAGAGTGTGTTTCATTCTGGGTGCCAAATTTTAGAAAGCATGTTAATAAACTGGAGAGGATCCAGGGGACAGTAAAAATAATCTCAAAAACCTGCCTTATGAGAATCAATTGAAAGAATTGAGGATGGTAAacctttataaagaaaaaaaactcagggGAAATGTACTTGCCTAGTTTAATTATTCAAAACGATTTCATGTGAaagtatttttcttgttcttcttggctcAGAGGACACAAATAGAAGCACTAAGTAGAAGTTGCAGGAAAAAGCCTTCCTAAAAGTTAGAACTATCCAGAAATAAAATGGACTGCTCTAAGGTCAAGTGGATTCTCTCCTCACTGGAAATTTTCAAGTAGAGATTTTATTTTGTTAGGTTAGGGAAATCATAGACAGGAAGAATTTGGACTAGAAACCCCTTTCAACTCTAACCTTCCACAATTTGGTGATGCTGGCAAAATTTATCATTCAGTGAATATGTATTAAATATCTACTGCATAGAAAGAACTATGCTAGGTTACGGGCATactaagacaaaagcaaaaagttcctgctttcaaggaacttacattctatagggtACAGCCCTGCTCCTACAGCACCTTCATAGAACTTAGAGACACAGAATTTTCTACTTACAGTGGAAAAGAAATCAAGGAGTAAAGCTGTCGatgctagggaaaaaaaatcacaattgctTGTATTCACTTATCTAGATACTGTGCAGACCATTCCAGTGATATTTGCCAAAGAGAAAGCACTGGGAatatgagtaattttttttttctttttttccccctacattTTAATACAGGTGGAACATTGAATGATTCCTTCACTTCAGCTCCTTCACAGCCAAACCaggaggcagggactgtttaagtttctctgccttctctttgtcTGTGATGACCAATGTGTACAGGTACCTGCTGCATCGAACTTTAAACTTCACATTGTCCTTGTTTTTCTTGATCTTGACAGATTTGGCATCTTTTCTCCTGGCTGTGAGCAGGAAGTCTTTTATTTCCTCGATTTTTCGGGgcatggcggcggcggcgggacgAGGGGCGGCGTGTGGCCCGAGAAGTCGCGCCACGGGAGAGATACTCACTCGAATATGAGTAATTCTATAGCAAAATGCTGTGAGTACTTCAGGGATGTGTAATTAAAAATCTTCTAGTTTAGTGTTTATGAACCTTTTTGGTCGTGGATCCCTTCGCAGTTTGGTGAAGGTCTTGGACTCCTTCAGAGAATAATGTTtccaaatagataaaataaaaaagagggttataaaggaaaataatcgtaccgaaataaaattatcaaaatattaaaaaaagttcacTGACCACAGGCTAAGACTATCAGGATTAGAACCAATCTTGTTCTCTTTGTATTACACTATGCTTGTTGATAAGACAATGACATTATCATAGGATCTTAAGTTTTTatctagaagagatcttagaaattaCCTAGTCAATAGACttagaaaaaaaagtaacaaaattcatctggaagaacaaaacattGAGAGTATCAAagggaataaatggaaaaaaatgtgaaggaaggtgtaATGGAAtgagatttcaaactatattgcaaAGTGGTAATACAGTaacatagtaatctagtgtttgataaacccaaagattcttGTTTTGGGGGTAAGAATTCACCATTgtaaaaactgctaggaaaactggaaagcagattgTTAGAAACTAGGCATGCTCCAACATCTTacaacatataccaagataaagtcaaaatgtttacatgatttagatataaagactgatataTAACAGATTAGGGGGGTATGGAAGATATTACCTGTccaatctatggataagggaagagtttataaccaaacaagaattAGAGAGATTCACAAGAagttaaatggataatttttgattacatgaacttaaaaatgcttttggaCAACCAAAACCAAATGaagctaaaattagaaagaaagcaggaaactgggaaaacattttacagctactttctctgataaaagcttcatttttcatatgtatagaaaactgaatcaaatttgtaaaaataagacccattctttaactgataaatggtcaaaagatatgagcaagcagttttcagaagatgaaatcaaagctatcgatggtcatgtgaaaaaatgctctgagttACTATtgattttagaaatataaattaaaacaattttgtggTAAAATCTTATACTTAgtagattgactaacatgatagaaaataaaaatgataaatgctgaaaaggatggggaaaatagaaacactaatgcattgttgctggaACTGTGAACttttctaaccattctggagaacaatttggaaccatgcccaaagaaatataaaattgtgcataccttttgacccagcaataccactagtaggtctatatcctgaagaagtaaaaaataaaggaaaaagacctgTACACacagaaatgtttata
This region of Trichosurus vulpecula isolate mTriVul1 chromosome 3, mTriVul1.pri, whole genome shotgun sequence genomic DNA includes:
- the LOC118844114 gene encoding 60S ribosomal protein L38, which codes for MPRKIEEIKDFLLTARRKDAKSVKIKKNKDNVKFKVRCSRYLYTLVITDKEKAEKLKQSLPPGLAVKELK